The following are encoded in a window of Streptomyces sp. Go-475 genomic DNA:
- a CDS encoding HU family DNA-binding protein: MNRSELVAALADRAEVTRKDADAVLAAFADVVGDIVSKGDEKVTIPGFLTFERTHRAARTARNPQTGEPIQIPAGYSVKVSAGSKLKEAAKGK; the protein is encoded by the coding sequence ATGAACCGCAGTGAGCTGGTGGCCGCGCTGGCCGACCGCGCCGAGGTGACCCGCAAGGACGCCGACGCCGTGCTGGCCGCGTTCGCCGACGTCGTCGGCGACATCGTCTCCAAGGGCGACGAGAAGGTCACCATCCCCGGCTTCCTGACCTTCGAGCGCACCCACCGTGCCGCTCGCACCGCCCGCAACCCGCAGACCGGCGAGCCGATCCAGATCCCGGCCGGCTACAGCGTGAAGGTCTCCGCGGGCTCGAAGCTCAAGGAAGCGGCCAAGGGCAAGTAA
- a CDS encoding NAD-dependent malic enzyme, producing MATAPSVSYSMTVRLEVPASGTAVSQLTTAVESSGGSVTGLDVTASGHEKLRIDVTIAATSTAHADEIVEKLRGIEGVTLGKVSDRTFLMHLGGKIEMASKHPIRNRDDLSMVYTPGVARVCMAIAENPEDARRLTIKRNSVAVVTDGSAVLGLGNIGPKAALPVMEGKAALFKRFAGIDAWPICLDTQDTDAIVEIVKAIAPGFAGINLEDISAPRCFEIEARLREALDIPVFHDDQHGTAIVVLAALTNALRVAGKAIENIRVVMSGAGAAGTAILKLLIAAGVKNAVVADIHGVVHAGREDLVDAAPDSALRWIADNTNPEGLTGTLKEAVRGADVFIGVSAPNVLDGDDVAAMADGAIVFALANPDPEVDPAIARQTAAVVATGRSDFPNQINNVLVFPGVFRGLLDAQSRTVNTEMMLAAATALADVVTEDELNPNYIIPSVFNDKVAGAVAGAVREAAKAVGATAGSPSAV from the coding sequence ATGGCAACGGCGCCCAGCGTCTCCTACTCGATGACGGTCCGGCTGGAGGTGCCCGCGAGCGGAACCGCCGTCTCGCAGCTCACCACCGCCGTGGAGTCCTCCGGAGGCTCGGTGACCGGCCTCGACGTCACGGCGTCCGGTCACGAGAAGCTCCGTATCGACGTCACCATCGCGGCGACGTCGACCGCGCACGCGGACGAGATCGTCGAGAAGCTCCGCGGCATCGAGGGCGTCACCCTGGGCAAGGTCTCGGACCGGACCTTCCTCATGCACCTCGGCGGCAAGATCGAGATGGCGTCGAAGCACCCCATCCGCAACCGTGACGACCTCTCCATGGTCTACACGCCCGGTGTCGCCCGCGTCTGCATGGCGATCGCCGAGAACCCCGAGGACGCCCGCCGCCTCACCATCAAGCGCAACTCCGTTGCGGTCGTGACGGACGGCTCCGCCGTGCTGGGCCTGGGCAACATCGGCCCCAAGGCCGCGCTGCCCGTCATGGAGGGCAAGGCGGCCCTCTTCAAGCGGTTCGCCGGCATCGACGCCTGGCCGATCTGCCTCGACACCCAGGACACCGACGCGATCGTCGAGATCGTCAAGGCCATCGCCCCCGGGTTCGCCGGCATCAACCTCGAGGACATCTCCGCGCCCCGCTGCTTCGAGATCGAGGCCCGGCTGCGCGAGGCCCTCGACATCCCCGTCTTCCACGACGACCAGCACGGCACCGCGATCGTCGTCCTCGCCGCGCTCACCAACGCCCTGCGCGTCGCCGGCAAGGCCATCGAGAACATCCGGGTCGTCATGTCCGGCGCCGGCGCGGCCGGTACGGCCATCCTCAAGCTGCTGATCGCCGCGGGCGTCAAGAACGCCGTCGTCGCCGACATCCACGGCGTCGTGCACGCGGGCCGCGAGGACCTGGTGGACGCCGCCCCGGACTCGGCACTGCGCTGGATCGCCGACAACACCAACCCCGAGGGCCTCACCGGCACGCTCAAGGAGGCCGTGCGCGGCGCCGACGTCTTCATCGGCGTCTCCGCCCCGAACGTCCTCGACGGCGACGACGTGGCCGCCATGGCCGACGGCGCCATCGTGTTCGCGCTTGCGAACCCGGACCCCGAGGTCGACCCGGCGATCGCCCGCCAGACCGCGGCCGTTGTCGCCACGGGCCGCTCGGACTTCCCGAACCAGATCAACAACGTGCTGGTCTTCCCGGGTGTCTTCCGCGGCCTGCTGGACGCGCAGTCCCGCACCGTCAACACCGAGATGATGCTGGCCGCCGCGACCGCCCTCGCGGACGTGGTGACCGAGGACGAGCTGAACCCGAACTACATCATCCCGAGCGTCTTCAACGACAAGGTCGCGGGCGCGGTGGCCGGGGCCGTGCGGGAGGCCGCCAAGGCCGTGGGCGCGACGGCCGGCAGCCCGTCCGCGGTCTGA